The DNA window CCACTGCCGGCGAGCCAGGCCTACCTGCGCTGGCCAGGGCTCGTGGCCAGGGCAGTTGGGGCCATGGCCACTGGAAGGTCCCTGTGCCACCTCTCCAGCCATGACCATGGGAAGGTCCCCACGGCACCTCCAGCCACAGCCATAGGAAGGTCCCCATATCATCTCCAGCTGTGGCCATGGGAAGGTCCCTGTGCCACCTCCAGCTGTGGCTATGGGAAGGTCACCACGCCACCTCCAGCCACAGCCACGGGAAGATCCCCATGCCATCTGCAGCCGTAGCCATGGGAAGAACCCCATGCCTTCTCCAGCCATGGCCATGGGAAGATCCCCATGCCGTCTCCAGCCATGGCCATGGTGCCCCTTGGTGAACACTAAGAGGAGCCAGAGCTGGAGCAAGCCTTGAGCCAGAGGAAAGGAGCACAGCCTGAGTTCAGTCTCggacacattttttaatttaatctctcaACAGGGgaagacaaaaagaataaaataacgCTAATAATTCCAGAAGCCTGCCTGGCACAGCGTTTGGTCCCCAGAGCCTCGCTCAGGAGCTGCTTGCAGGATCCCCGTGGGGCAGCAAGGCACCGTCCCCACAGCGGGGGTGGCTCCGACCGGTGCTGAGGGTCCTGGGGATGAGAGAGGTGGCAGCTCACCACGGGACAGCCGGATCCAGGGCTTCCTCGTGCCGTCCCATCTCCAGCGATGTGGCCCGTCTCGCAGGTCACACCATGGAGCTGCTGTCTCCCACCTTCTGCAAGAGCTGCGACAGGGACACATCCTGATTAGCAGGAAAATCCTCCAGtgcatcttcaggggaccatggAGAGACCCCGCAGTGACCTCCCCTGACTGGTCCCAACCATTGCGATCAGATTGGTTATCACCCAAGGACTGAGAACCCCAAGGGTCACATCCACCCGGGAGAACCATGCCCAGCGCCCCCCTCACCTTGCTCAGCACGGGGATGTTTGCCAGCGAgcccaaaaacccaaaagccaccGGGAAAAAACTCCTGCATTGAAACAAAAGTCTTGGTTAACATCCGTGCCAGGATTTTGCCGGGATGGGAGCAATGGGGTTCTGTCCAGGGCTTCAGGCCATGAGGCTTGACGgcttctgctctccagcctggGCCACTGGGTGCTGTGGGACGGACCTGAAGAGGTTGATGAAGCCATAAGCCTCCAGCAACATGCCCAGGAGGGGCCACCGCATGAGGACAATGACGACCCCCCCGAGAAAGAAGCTGGTGCCCTTCATCTTTGGCCGCTGGAAGAAGAAGGTGAAGGTCCTCTTGAAGCCGATGATGAAGACCaagccagagaggaagaggatCTGGGAGGATGAAGGGGAGCAGATCAGAGAAGTCCTGCCCAGACAGACCCTTGGCTCCATCCTGGGCATCAGTGCCCGCTGTGGGGAGCCCCGGCAGCCCTGTACTCACGTTCCCAAAGGCCAGGAGCACCGAGTCGAAGTACAAGAGCATCccaaaaaggaggaagaagaggccgAAGCCGACCAGTCCCACGCCAATCCCTGCGGACGATGGGAGAGAACCTCAGGCTGCGGTCGCTCTCCTTGGCACATCCCTGGCCCGTTCCCTCCCACAAATGTGCTTTGGATTTGTCTCCAAAGCTTAGAAACAGCTTTTCCACCTGCTCAAGCCTTGGGGAGGCTGTCGGTACCCCAGAAACTCCTCTGGGCTGatagataaagaaaaaataaacggGAAGGTCGCCTCCAGCATTTTTCTAGGCGGTTGCATGAAGGGTGCTGGTGCAGGCAGCTGGTGGGGGAGGCTGGAGATGCTCCCTGGACAAGCCAGGCACGTTCCCAGCTGCTGTTCCTGATGCAGACCTGGGGCAGAGGGTGAGGGTAACCCCGGCCCTGCAGCGCCCATGGTGCTGGCCCCCGCCGAGGGAGCTCCTGGcgtgtccccacaccccagcagggctcctgccgtgtcccccccaccccaggatggGGCACTgcaccctctccctgccctggcgACCCCCCGtcagcagcctccagccccagctgtggAGCATCCCCATGCTGTGCCCTGCTGATGGGCATCGCCACGGGGACACGGCCA is part of the Larus michahellis chromosome 21, bLarMic1.1, whole genome shotgun sequence genome and encodes:
- the GOLT1A gene encoding vesicle transport protein GOT1A; amino-acid sequence: MVSLTDFQRIGVGLVGFGLFFLLFGMLLYFDSVLLAFGNILFLSGLVFIIGFKRTFTFFFQRPKMKGTSFFLGGVVIVLMRWPLLGMLLEAYGFINLFRSFFPVAFGFLGSLANIPVLSKLLQKVGDSSSMV